The following are encoded in a window of Cygnus olor isolate bCygOlo1 chromosome 21, bCygOlo1.pri.v2, whole genome shotgun sequence genomic DNA:
- the RNF223 gene encoding RING finger protein 223 isoform X2 codes for MSCFTQLWHSSTPDSPTSPVPASPNEAPIPISPIVITSPGDSKRKARSPTDKPGSPNPTSPKPTSPVECSICFNTYDNTFKTPKLLQCSHVFCLECVARLSKGLPPNHPEDQLPCPFCRQLTSIPLEGVPALETSKELLATLPPELQQEKVLWMEGTKLCCRRSSDDPENPDSCISIDVAMSKPESPEAPPTGLAGRLSRCDMCDDWKRIVLLSALIIILFCIILWPVQCALKTGNLRCFTRTVAMSRPEYLPPKHTTAAPAVTQIPFQ; via the coding sequence ATGTCGTGTTTCACCCAGCTGTGGCACTCGAGCACCCCGGACTCGCCCACCAGCCCCGTCCCTGCGTCTCCAAATGAAGCCCCCATCCCCATCAGCCCCATCGTTATCACCTCCCCAGGAGACAGCAAGAGGAAAGCGAGGTCCCCCACCGACAAGCCAGGCTCTCCAAACCCAACCTCCCCGAAGCCGACCTCCCCCGTTGAATGTTCCATTTGCTTCAACACCTACGACAACACCTTTAAGACGCCCAAACTGCTCCAATGCTCCCACGTTTTCTGCCTGGAGTGCGTGGCTCGCCTGAGCAAAGGGCTGCCCCCAAACCACCCCGAGGACCAGCTCCCCTGCCCCTTCTGCCGCCAGCTGACCAGCATCCCTCTGGAAGGCGTCCCAGCTCTCGAGACCAGCAAGGAGCTCCTTGCCACGCTGCCCCCTGAGCTCCAGCAGGAGAAGGTGCTCTGGATGGAAGGGACCAAGCTCTGCTGCCGCCGGTCGTCCGACGACCCCGAGAATCCAGACTCATGCATCTCCATCGACGTTGCCATGAGCAAGCCGGAAAGCCCGGAGGCTCCCCCGACGGGGCTGGCGGGGAGGCTGTCCCGCTGCGACATGTGCGACGACTGGAAGCGCATCGTCCTCCTCTCGGCGCTCATCATCATCCTCTTCTGCATCATTCTGTGGCCGGTGCAGTGCGCCCTGAAGACGGGGAACCTCCGCTGCTTCACCAGGACTGTGGCAATGAGCAGGCCGGAATACCTCCCCCCGAAACACACCACGGCAGCCCCAGCTGTCACGCAGATCCCTTTCCAGtag
- the RNF223 gene encoding RING finger protein 223 isoform X1 produces the protein MESSALLPAQVSGSTGWESPRALVISPGSVMSCFTQLWHSSTPDSPTSPVPASPNEAPIPISPIVITSPGDSKRKARSPTDKPGSPNPTSPKPTSPVECSICFNTYDNTFKTPKLLQCSHVFCLECVARLSKGLPPNHPEDQLPCPFCRQLTSIPLEGVPALETSKELLATLPPELQQEKVLWMEGTKLCCRRSSDDPENPDSCISIDVAMSKPESPEAPPTGLAGRLSRCDMCDDWKRIVLLSALIIILFCIILWPVQCALKTGNLRCFTRTVAMSRPEYLPPKHTTAAPAVTQIPFQ, from the exons aTGGagtcctctgctctcctccctgcccaggtGTCGGGGAGCACCGGCTGGG agTCTCCCAGGGCTCTCGTTATCTCCCCGGGCTCCGTCATGTCGTGTTTCACCCAGCTGTGGCACTCGAGCACCCCGGACTCGCCCACCAGCCCCGTCCCTGCGTCTCCAAATGAAGCCCCCATCCCCATCAGCCCCATCGTTATCACCTCCCCAGGAGACAGCAAGAGGAAAGCGAGGTCCCCCACCGACAAGCCAGGCTCTCCAAACCCAACCTCCCCGAAGCCGACCTCCCCCGTTGAATGTTCCATTTGCTTCAACACCTACGACAACACCTTTAAGACGCCCAAACTGCTCCAATGCTCCCACGTTTTCTGCCTGGAGTGCGTGGCTCGCCTGAGCAAAGGGCTGCCCCCAAACCACCCCGAGGACCAGCTCCCCTGCCCCTTCTGCCGCCAGCTGACCAGCATCCCTCTGGAAGGCGTCCCAGCTCTCGAGACCAGCAAGGAGCTCCTTGCCACGCTGCCCCCTGAGCTCCAGCAGGAGAAGGTGCTCTGGATGGAAGGGACCAAGCTCTGCTGCCGCCGGTCGTCCGACGACCCCGAGAATCCAGACTCATGCATCTCCATCGACGTTGCCATGAGCAAGCCGGAAAGCCCGGAGGCTCCCCCGACGGGGCTGGCGGGGAGGCTGTCCCGCTGCGACATGTGCGACGACTGGAAGCGCATCGTCCTCCTCTCGGCGCTCATCATCATCCTCTTCTGCATCATTCTGTGGCCGGTGCAGTGCGCCCTGAAGACGGGGAACCTCCGCTGCTTCACCAGGACTGTGGCAATGAGCAGGCCGGAATACCTCCCCCCGAAACACACCACGGCAGCCCCAGCTGTCACGCAGATCCCTTTCCAGtag